From the genome of Wolbachia endosymbiont (group B) of Parapoynx stratiotata, one region includes:
- a CDS encoding citrate synthase: MDKKALLELSNGSKIDLPVLSGTVGPDVLNIKDLYKTTGLLTYDPGFVSTASCSSTITFIDGDEGVLKYRGHNIADLAENNNFTAVIYLLLYGELPSSEQHKKFLLKIQESSKVSEQVTNVIKAFPKTAHPMSILVACFANLSASYHEMHGNNVNGEDLDFGISAIAKVPAIVAMIYRHINNQEFINANNKLSYSENFLNMIFGSAVNNTLFVKALDKIFTLHADHEQNASTAAVRLVGSAGSNLFVSLSAGVATLWGPAHGGANEAVINMLKEIEQSGDVDRFIEKAKDDKDPFKLMGFGHRVYKNYDPRALILKDACHEILSKLEQNNELLEIAKKLEEIALKDEYFITRKLYPNVDFYSGIIMNAIGIPSSMFTSIFALARTTGWVAQWYEMVNDEETKICRPRQLYLGK, from the coding sequence ATGGATAAAAAAGCATTATTGGAACTAAGTAATGGGTCAAAAATTGATCTGCCCGTATTAAGTGGAACAGTAGGTCCTGATGTGTTAAATATTAAGGACTTATATAAGACAACAGGATTATTAACTTACGATCCAGGGTTTGTTTCTACAGCTTCATGCTCTTCTACAATTACATTCATTGATGGAGATGAAGGAGTTCTTAAATATAGGGGACATAATATAGCTGATTTGGCAGAGAATAATAATTTTACTGCTGTGATTTATTTATTGCTCTATGGTGAATTACCCAGTTCAGAGCAACACAAAAAATTTCTTCTCAAAATACAAGAATCATCCAAAGTATCAGAGCAAGTTACAAATGTAATCAAAGCATTTCCAAAAACTGCTCACCCTATGTCGATTTTAGTTGCATGTTTTGCAAATTTGTCAGCGTCTTACCATGAAATGCATGGCAACAATGTCAATGGTGAAGATTTAGATTTTGGAATTTCTGCAATAGCAAAAGTTCCTGCAATTGTTGCAATGATTTATAGACATATCAACAATCAGGAATTCATAAATGCTAATAATAAATTAAGTTATAGTGAGAATTTCTTAAATATGATATTTGGCAGTGCTGTTAATAATACCCTTTTTGTAAAAGCTCTGGATAAAATATTTACTCTTCATGCTGATCACGAACAGAATGCTTCTACAGCAGCTGTCAGATTGGTAGGGTCAGCTGGTTCTAATCTATTTGTAAGCCTGTCTGCAGGAGTTGCTACACTTTGGGGTCCAGCACACGGTGGAGCTAATGAGGCAGTTATAAATATGCTAAAAGAGATAGAGCAAAGTGGAGATGTAGATAGATTCATTGAGAAAGCTAAAGATGATAAAGATCCATTTAAGCTAATGGGATTTGGACATCGTGTTTATAAAAACTATGATCCGCGCGCGCTTATATTAAAGGATGCTTGTCATGAGATTTTAAGCAAACTAGAGCAAAACAATGAATTACTTGAAATTGCAAAAAAACTTGAAGAAATAGCTTTAAAGGATGAGTATTTTATTACACGTAAGTTGTATCCAAATGTTGATTTTTACTCAGGTATAATAATGAATGCTATCGGTATCCCTTCAAGTATGTTTACATCCATTTTTGCACTTGCAAGAACCACTGGTTGGGTTGCCCAGTGGTATGAAATGGTAAACGATGAAGAAACCAAGATTTGTAGGCCAAGGCAGCTATACCTTGGCAAATAA
- the rpsT gene encoding 30S ribosomal protein S20, translated as MANHKSAKKMMKVIAKRTLVNKMRKSKTRTAIRRLVDIIKSGDKENVVLAFRNAESNLHKCVNKGVIHRNTAARKISRLNAKVKALMTA; from the coding sequence ATGGCAAATCATAAGAGTGCTAAAAAAATGATGAAGGTAATAGCAAAGCGTACTTTAGTAAATAAGATGCGAAAAAGCAAAACTCGTACTGCTATTAGAAGATTAGTTGATATAATCAAGTCTGGTGATAAAGAGAATGTTGTCTTGGCATTTCGGAATGCTGAATCCAATTTACACAAATGTGTAAATAAAGGTGTCATTCATAGGAATACCGCTGCGCGTAAAATAAGTCGCTTAAATGCAAAAGTAAAAGCATTGATGACCGCTTAA
- a CDS encoding lysophospholipid acyltransferase family protein, with protein MIASLLFNLLLILWEVFYTLITLPVIFFPECVITIFLVCSVRVVLFMLRLLCGIKYEVRGMENIPKQPFIIASKHQSPFETFIFILLFRKAVFILKRELKWIPFIGLHLMALKMIFINRSDGISSVRHIMKLAKVCIKENRGIIIFPEGTRTTINQNIKYQSGIAALYSVLSVPVLPIALNTGLFWPKSILSLRKNPGKAVIEILPPIYPGLNKNEFLQSLEKIIEERSSRLIAEKTDIAN; from the coding sequence GTGATTGCAAGTTTATTATTTAATTTACTCCTTATATTATGGGAAGTATTCTATACTTTAATTACTCTCCCTGTAATTTTCTTTCCTGAGTGTGTAATAACCATTTTCCTTGTTTGCTCGGTGAGAGTTGTATTATTCATGTTGCGTTTATTATGTGGCATTAAATATGAAGTGAGGGGAATGGAAAACATTCCTAAGCAACCTTTTATAATTGCATCTAAACACCAATCTCCATTTGAAACATTTATTTTTATACTACTCTTTAGAAAAGCAGTTTTTATTTTAAAACGTGAATTGAAATGGATTCCATTCATTGGTTTGCATCTCATGGCATTAAAAATGATTTTTATTAACCGCTCAGATGGTATTAGTTCTGTGCGTCATATCATGAAATTAGCAAAAGTGTGTATAAAAGAAAATAGAGGCATAATAATATTTCCTGAAGGTACAAGAACAACTATAAACCAAAATATAAAATATCAATCGGGTATTGCTGCTTTATATAGCGTATTATCTGTTCCTGTGTTACCGATTGCTTTAAACACTGGTTTGTTTTGGCCAAAAAGCATACTTTCTCTGAGAAAGAATCCCGGAAAGGCGGTAATAGAAATATTACCTCCCATATATCCTGGGTTAAACAAAAATGAATTCTTGCAAAGTTTAGAAAAAATCATTGAAGAAAGAAGTAGTAGATTAATTGCAGAAAAAACTGATATTGCAAATTAA
- a CDS encoding site-specific tyrosine recombinase: MKNKQPQNKKEDLYITYYIDTLVSEKSSTQNTLESYRSDLHQLEKFLLEGGTTLVGASKANIKDYVNFLRTQKKYKTSSISRKISAIKNFYKCLFNDGIIDFNPAPANDNELRNPKVSRPLPKYLSVQEIFLLMETVKKSASGSNKEISSKRLCAILDILYSSGMRVSELINMKLCEVSHLVNSNGKEGYIIIKGKSGRERQIFFNQQALQSLKDYLSIRDNLLPNNKKSDWLFPGDKPNKPITRQRVGQLIKELARKCDIDENKISPHVIRHSLATHLLNSGANIVLIQKILGHTNLSTTQIYTHIANEKLKDKLADSHPITQMINN, encoded by the coding sequence ATGAAAAATAAACAACCACAAAATAAAAAAGAGGATCTTTACATAACGTATTACATAGATACTTTGGTTTCCGAAAAATCCTCTACACAAAATACTTTGGAAAGTTATCGTTCAGATTTACACCAACTTGAAAAATTTTTATTAGAAGGAGGCACGACCTTAGTTGGTGCAAGTAAAGCTAATATTAAAGATTATGTAAACTTTTTACGTACACAAAAGAAATATAAAACTAGCTCTATATCAAGAAAAATATCTGCTATCAAAAATTTCTATAAGTGCCTATTTAATGATGGAATAATAGATTTTAATCCAGCACCGGCTAATGATAATGAATTAAGAAATCCAAAGGTTTCCCGTCCTTTGCCTAAGTATTTAAGTGTTCAAGAAATATTTTTGCTCATGGAAACAGTAAAAAAATCAGCAAGCGGATCGAATAAAGAGATAAGCAGTAAAAGGCTATGTGCAATTTTAGATATTCTTTACTCTTCCGGGATGCGTGTTTCTGAACTAATCAATATGAAGTTATGTGAAGTATCACATTTAGTAAACAGTAATGGTAAGGAAGGCTACATAATAATAAAGGGAAAAAGTGGCAGAGAAAGGCAAATCTTTTTTAATCAACAAGCATTGCAAAGCCTTAAAGATTATTTATCAATTCGTGACAATCTGCTCCCTAACAACAAAAAATCTGATTGGCTATTCCCAGGTGATAAACCTAATAAACCAATTACAAGGCAAAGAGTTGGTCAATTAATAAAGGAATTAGCAAGAAAGTGCGATATTGATGAAAATAAAATCTCTCCACATGTGATTAGGCATTCTCTTGCTACCCATCTACTGAATAGCGGAGCAAATATTGTGCTGATACAAAAAATTCTTGGCCATACTAATCTTTCTACAACACAAATATATACTCATATTGCTAACGAAAAGTTAAAGGACAAATTAGCTGATTCTCATCCTATTACTCAGATGATCAATAATTAA
- a CDS encoding DnaA ATPase domain-containing protein yields the protein MQLNLFSNNQVDYCWQNYITLDENKHVYNSIVNDLSWKCLILFGPNSSGKTHLAHIWQSINNAIFINVNNFVSEIRYSDAFILEDVQNIKDEEMLLHCYNYMKENDKRLLITSSISPKKLNFKLRDLSSRILSTTSVKILPASEELLRIMLIKRFSDKQLKIDLKVINYILARIERSFHSINKIIEKIDSESIGSNVTIPFINTLLKKSPK from the coding sequence GTGCAATTAAATTTATTTAGCAATAATCAAGTTGATTATTGCTGGCAAAACTATATCACCTTAGACGAAAATAAGCACGTATATAACTCAATAGTTAACGATTTATCTTGGAAATGCCTGATTCTTTTTGGACCTAACAGCTCTGGAAAAACTCACCTTGCTCATATTTGGCAATCAATAAACAATGCAATTTTTATCAATGTGAATAATTTTGTAAGCGAAATTAGGTATAGCGATGCGTTTATTTTAGAGGATGTACAAAACATTAAAGATGAGGAAATGTTGTTACATTGTTATAATTATATGAAAGAAAATGATAAGAGACTGCTAATCACTTCTTCAATTTCACCAAAAAAGCTTAACTTCAAACTAAGAGATTTAAGCTCCCGAATATTGTCAACTACCAGCGTAAAAATTTTGCCTGCAAGCGAGGAATTATTAAGAATTATGCTAATAAAACGGTTTTCAGATAAACAGTTAAAAATTGATTTAAAAGTGATTAATTATATTCTAGCAAGAATAGAACGTTCTTTCCACAGCATTAATAAAATTATAGAAAAAATAGATAGTGAATCCATAGGATCAAATGTAACCATTCCTTTTATTAACACTTTATTAAAAAAAAGTCCCAAGTGA
- a CDS encoding AI-2E family transporter produces the protein MQKRHITICCVLLFIIGALFLMRPMIVPCLISVFVAHLFNPLVTKFEKYRIPRSCSVVFIILTLLIAFILVITFVLPIIYFQITLILNFLVNKIPSLKLKVIPSVLEFLNIKTEDSLFDHLSKNLVENYSDYISYFINALSMGSNLIIQVLNSSFNLIYMVSLIAITLVVFFYVLRDWPAIVEKANKLIPILYREKAAGYFSKVDFIISNYLKGQLNVCIVMMIFYSVGLSIIGLKHSVAIGILSGTLTFIPYIGPLLYTIIGFLSAITQFSGWFESTAVLLLFSVGQLIDSSILVPLLIGKKVHIHPTIIILGVVICTSYFGFIGILFFIPIIGMFSVLVEYAVNKYFESELYKNG, from the coding sequence ATGCAAAAACGTCATATAACTATTTGTTGTGTACTGCTTTTCATAATAGGGGCATTATTTTTGATGCGTCCTATGATTGTTCCGTGTCTAATATCTGTTTTTGTTGCACATCTATTTAACCCGCTAGTAACCAAGTTTGAAAAATATAGAATACCACGTTCATGTTCTGTAGTTTTTATAATACTTACCTTATTGATAGCTTTTATATTAGTTATCACATTTGTTTTACCTATTATATATTTTCAAATTACTTTAATATTAAATTTCTTAGTGAATAAGATACCTTCATTAAAGCTTAAAGTGATTCCTTCTGTGCTAGAATTTCTTAATATAAAAACTGAAGATAGTTTATTTGATCACTTGTCTAAAAATCTAGTAGAAAATTACAGTGATTATATATCTTATTTTATAAATGCTCTTAGTATGGGCAGTAATCTTATAATTCAAGTGCTAAATTCAAGCTTTAATTTGATTTACATGGTATCATTAATAGCTATTACGCTTGTGGTGTTTTTTTATGTATTACGTGATTGGCCTGCAATTGTAGAAAAGGCTAATAAACTAATTCCCATTCTTTACAGAGAAAAAGCTGCAGGTTATTTTTCCAAAGTAGATTTCATTATATCTAATTACCTAAAGGGACAGTTAAACGTATGTATAGTCATGATGATCTTTTACTCCGTGGGCCTTAGCATAATTGGGCTGAAGCATTCTGTAGCTATTGGAATTTTATCAGGAACATTAACATTTATACCCTATATAGGGCCATTATTATACACTATTATCGGATTTTTGAGCGCCATTACTCAATTTAGTGGATGGTTTGAAAGTACTGCTGTCTTGCTATTATTTAGTGTTGGTCAATTAATAGACTCAAGCATATTAGTGCCTTTATTAATAGGAAAAAAAGTTCATATACATCCAACTATCATTATTTTAGGAGTTGTCATATGCACCTCATATTTTGGGTTTATAGGTATATTATTTTTTATTCCAATAATAGGAATGTTCAGTGTATTAGTAGAATATGCAGTCAATAAATATTTTGAAAGTGAGCTTTATAAAAATGGCTAA
- the ispD gene encoding 2-C-methyl-D-erythritol 4-phosphate cytidylyltransferase, with translation MISMYTNRLEEYKIAALIVAAGVGSRCNAKIPKQYIKLAGKSVLFHTIRKFLANQYISYIRVVVNESQKDFYKEVTSSTIDTKLLSPVCGEKSRQSSVKLGLESLQKINPDFVIIHDACRPFVSNILINNLIESMINGQYTGVVPAIEVEDTISLVSNNFVESTISREKLRAIQTPQIFNFRELLSCHQSVKEFTDDSSLMVEHKKHVAIIEGKKKNFKLTTKEDINMAKLLFGEPKLRVGTGYDIHKFVKIQNDAKSFIKICGVEIEHDMAIEAHSDGDVAIHAIVDAILGALGCGDIGEHFPPNSSKWKDCNSSHFLDFAAKKAQKKGYSVSNLDITIVCEEPKISPYKAGMKEFISKILEINGEFVNIKATTAEKLGSIGRNEGIATYASVLLRANFY, from the coding sequence ATGATAAGCATGTACACTAACAGACTTGAGGAATACAAGATAGCAGCATTAATAGTTGCAGCAGGAGTAGGCAGTAGATGCAATGCCAAAATCCCTAAACAGTATATAAAACTGGCAGGTAAGTCTGTTTTATTTCACACAATTAGAAAATTCTTAGCTAATCAGTACATAAGTTACATAAGAGTGGTAGTAAATGAAAGTCAAAAAGATTTCTATAAAGAAGTTACGTCATCAACTATAGATACTAAATTGCTGAGTCCAGTATGTGGAGAAAAAAGCAGGCAGAGTTCAGTTAAACTTGGACTGGAGAGTTTGCAAAAGATCAATCCAGATTTTGTTATTATACATGACGCTTGTAGGCCTTTTGTATCAAATATTCTAATAAACAACTTGATTGAATCTATGATTAATGGTCAATATACAGGAGTAGTTCCAGCAATAGAAGTCGAGGATACTATATCGTTGGTGAGTAATAATTTCGTTGAATCTACGATTTCAAGAGAAAAACTTAGAGCCATACAAACCCCTCAAATTTTTAATTTCAGAGAATTATTATCGTGCCATCAGTCAGTCAAAGAATTTACTGATGATTCATCACTAATGGTGGAGCATAAAAAACATGTTGCGATTATTGAAGGTAAGAAAAAGAATTTTAAGTTAACTACAAAAGAGGATATCAATATGGCAAAACTTCTCTTTGGAGAGCCAAAATTGCGTGTCGGAACCGGTTATGATATACATAAATTTGTTAAAATTCAAAATGATGCTAAGAGCTTTATAAAAATTTGCGGTGTGGAAATTGAGCATGATATGGCAATAGAGGCACATTCCGATGGTGATGTTGCAATACATGCAATCGTTGATGCAATACTCGGAGCACTAGGATGTGGCGATATAGGAGAACATTTTCCTCCTAATTCCTCTAAATGGAAGGATTGCAATTCATCTCATTTTCTTGACTTTGCTGCTAAAAAAGCACAGAAAAAAGGATATAGCGTGTCTAATTTAGATATTACTATAGTTTGTGAAGAGCCTAAAATATCGCCTTACAAAGCAGGAATGAAGGAATTCATATCAAAAATATTAGAAATTAATGGTGAATTCGTAAATATCAAAGCAACCACAGCGGAAAAATTAGGTTCTATTGGAAGAAATGAGGGAATAGCAACGTATGCTTCTGTGCTATTGCGTGCAAATTTTTATTGA
- a CDS encoding ParB/RepB/Spo0J family partition protein — protein MKDNRRLGRGLAGLIGDNYDNKEDRLPVSLLHPSKFQPRKYFDEESLKGLASSIEKNGIIQPIVVRKDPNDDDYEIVAGERRWRASKIANLDSVPVIIKDLNDKECLEVSIIENIQRQDINPIEEGEAYRKLIDEFSYTHEELASTLGKSRSHITNMTRMLSLPDGVITMINEKKLSMGHARALINVENAESLAERIVSQGLSVRQTEKLIKDLQQNNDRKEHKCTKNQDMAALEGAISSQLGLKIKINDSNSKGKVMIRYNNSNELDFILKILNRRLESAINVESSS, from the coding sequence GTGAAGGATAATAGGCGCTTAGGTAGAGGTCTTGCCGGCCTCATAGGCGATAATTATGATAATAAGGAAGATCGATTACCCGTTTCATTACTGCATCCGAGCAAATTTCAGCCGAGAAAATATTTTGATGAAGAGTCATTGAAAGGACTTGCAAGTTCGATAGAGAAAAATGGCATTATACAGCCTATTGTGGTGCGCAAAGATCCAAATGATGACGATTATGAAATAGTAGCAGGGGAACGTCGTTGGCGGGCAAGTAAAATTGCAAATCTTGATAGTGTGCCAGTCATCATAAAAGATTTAAATGACAAGGAATGCTTAGAAGTATCGATAATTGAGAACATACAGAGGCAAGACATTAATCCAATAGAAGAAGGTGAAGCGTATAGGAAACTAATAGATGAATTCTCCTATACACACGAAGAACTAGCTTCAACTTTAGGCAAAAGCCGCAGTCACATAACCAATATGACTCGAATGTTATCACTCCCTGATGGAGTGATAACAATGATCAACGAGAAAAAATTGTCTATGGGCCATGCAAGGGCATTGATTAATGTTGAAAATGCGGAAAGTCTTGCAGAAAGAATAGTTTCTCAGGGCCTGAGCGTTAGACAAACTGAAAAATTGATAAAAGACTTACAACAAAATAACGACCGAAAAGAGCATAAGTGTACTAAAAATCAAGATATGGCAGCATTAGAAGGAGCTATATCTTCTCAGCTTGGTTTAAAGATCAAAATTAATGACAGTAATTCTAAGGGTAAAGTCATGATACGTTATAACAACTCAAATGAATTGGATTTTATATTGAAAATTTTGAATAGAAGACTTGAATCAGCTATTAATGTCGAAAGTAGCTCATAG
- a CDS encoding ParA family protein gives MSKIIAIVNQKGGVGKTTTSINLSTAFAAVGKSTLLVDLDPQGNASTGLGISYRSREEKNIYKILLSSESELVESAIFNIKEIPNLSLISSVVDLSAAEIELSQLEQGKFVLKDTLEKVRNNYEYIIIDCPPSLGLLTINALTAADSIIVPLQCEFFALEGLSHLVKTVELIKRNNLNPFLLIEGILLTMYDRRNKLSEQIKNDICQYLNDKVYKTIIPLYETIIPRNVRLSEAPSHGKPAIVYDFKCPGAQAYISLAKEILKKHMSICKEKKLISEGAA, from the coding sequence GTGAGCAAGATCATTGCAATAGTAAATCAAAAGGGTGGAGTTGGTAAAACTACAACTAGTATAAATTTATCAACAGCCTTTGCTGCTGTGGGAAAAAGTACTTTACTGGTAGATCTTGACCCTCAAGGAAATGCTAGTACAGGACTTGGGATTTCTTATCGTAGCAGGGAAGAAAAAAATATATATAAAATACTGCTGAGCAGCGAAAGTGAATTGGTGGAATCGGCAATTTTCAATATAAAGGAAATTCCAAATCTATCGCTGATTTCATCAGTGGTTGACTTATCAGCTGCAGAAATTGAGCTATCACAACTTGAGCAGGGAAAATTCGTACTAAAAGATACGCTAGAGAAAGTACGTAATAATTATGAGTACATAATTATCGATTGTCCTCCATCACTTGGTCTGCTTACTATCAATGCTCTGACCGCTGCTGACTCGATTATTGTTCCTCTTCAGTGTGAATTTTTCGCTCTGGAAGGATTGAGCCATTTAGTTAAGACTGTAGAGCTGATAAAAAGAAATAACCTAAACCCTTTCCTGCTAATAGAAGGAATATTGCTCACAATGTATGACAGACGCAACAAACTTAGTGAGCAGATAAAAAATGATATTTGCCAGTATTTAAATGATAAAGTATATAAAACTATCATCCCATTGTATGAGACCATTATTCCACGTAACGTACGGTTATCAGAAGCGCCTTCTCATGGGAAACCCGCTATTGTATATGATTTTAAGTGTCCTGGTGCGCAAGCATATATAAGTTTGGCAAAAGAAATTTTAAAGAAACACATGAGCATCTGTAAAGAGAAAAAGCTGATAAGTGAGGGTGCGGCGTGA
- a CDS encoding response regulator: MSKRYIDNKKENRVDFILRNYGMSIIVMAVIMFLPPIAISVLYFSNVYSQHVNIEINLLISTLMTLFVVYNIKRYKYLLNIIEFQNAIFANALNHNTEFCLILHKDEGIIYADARFYERFKDHINDDVTLDKILEAGDVSEKDRKSLYHALRNNTSVKVCISLSKKSRISNFLLLSEPIPDNPQIAINSNKTLNLSLAPIARPNGYFVLKATQVNKEQVYEELIEKHNIATYVANTKGGILSVNKRFLDMFELKKLEKGSSINDFISQSKYDDTITKNEIMFFTISGAPFKAYMSTAIFCDKYNHSYIHGFITPTESNIVDYQLHPCFTNSSIAIAQCDINGNFIKKNIALVRLAGSNNGSIFALISDGYHMKVREYFSSNRINNASFDVQLNGGNNMKIYFNKFLHNKVMFILCYFIDNTERKKLEIKLEHYQKVQAIGQLAGGIAHDFNNILTGIIGFCDLLLLQHSASDPSFGDIIQIQQNAKRGSNLVRQLLAFSRRQTLQPKIINVNGTIANLYEMIKRLIGENIKFNIYYGSDLGAVRADQGQLEQVMLNLAVNAGAAMEKGGELTIRTFNQKVDSLNSTPQDMFSPDKETIEHGNYVVIEVIDTGCGMTSDIIEKAFDPFFSTKDITSGTGLGLSTVYGIIKQTEGYIYVASKVNRGTKFSIFLPIVYISDENDKEEDSKEIEKPVEIKGNGIILLIEDEDSVREFTAKALTRKGFNVIEASIGSEALEIIRKKNQHIDLIITDVIMPEVSGPEIVKETLIHRPNIKVIFISGYAEDAFLKSDEINIEDFHFLPKPFTLNELGNKVQSVLHKTKKGSLL, encoded by the coding sequence ATGAGTAAAAGATACATAGATAACAAAAAAGAGAACAGAGTTGACTTCATACTAAGAAATTATGGGATGTCAATTATTGTGATGGCAGTCATTATGTTCTTACCTCCAATAGCAATATCAGTACTCTATTTTTCTAATGTATATAGTCAGCATGTTAATATAGAGATTAATTTATTAATTAGTACTCTAATGACTCTCTTTGTGGTATATAATATAAAACGTTACAAGTATCTACTTAATATCATAGAGTTTCAAAATGCAATATTTGCAAATGCACTGAATCATAATACAGAGTTTTGTCTCATTTTACATAAAGATGAGGGTATTATTTATGCTGATGCGAGGTTCTACGAAAGGTTTAAAGATCACATAAACGATGATGTTACGCTAGATAAAATTCTTGAAGCAGGAGATGTTTCAGAAAAAGACAGAAAATCACTCTATCATGCGTTAAGAAATAACACTTCTGTAAAAGTATGCATTTCCTTAAGCAAGAAGAGTAGAATATCTAACTTTCTTTTGCTCTCTGAACCAATACCGGATAATCCACAAATTGCTATAAATAGTAATAAGACTTTAAATTTATCATTAGCCCCAATAGCAAGACCGAATGGGTATTTTGTACTGAAGGCAACACAGGTAAACAAAGAGCAGGTATATGAAGAGTTGATAGAGAAACACAATATAGCAACTTACGTTGCAAATACAAAAGGAGGTATCTTATCTGTAAATAAAAGATTTTTAGACATGTTTGAACTAAAAAAATTGGAAAAAGGTAGCTCAATCAATGATTTTATATCTCAATCTAAGTATGACGATACAATAACCAAAAATGAAATTATGTTTTTTACTATAAGCGGTGCTCCATTTAAGGCTTATATGAGTACTGCTATATTTTGTGATAAATACAATCATAGCTATATACACGGCTTTATAACACCAACTGAATCAAATATTGTTGATTATCAACTACACCCTTGTTTTACAAATTCGTCAATTGCTATTGCACAATGCGACATAAATGGCAATTTTATAAAGAAAAATATAGCATTAGTAAGACTTGCGGGGTCAAATAATGGTTCTATCTTTGCATTGATATCAGATGGTTATCATATGAAAGTGCGTGAATATTTTTCAAGTAATAGGATAAATAATGCGTCCTTTGATGTGCAGCTCAATGGCGGTAATAACATGAAAATATATTTTAATAAGTTTCTTCATAATAAAGTGATGTTCATACTTTGTTATTTTATTGATAATACTGAACGTAAAAAACTAGAGATAAAACTTGAGCATTATCAAAAGGTGCAAGCTATAGGGCAGTTAGCAGGTGGTATTGCACATGATTTCAATAATATATTAACCGGAATAATAGGATTTTGTGATTTGCTTTTACTCCAGCACTCAGCTAGCGATCCATCTTTTGGAGATATAATACAGATACAGCAAAATGCAAAACGTGGGTCAAATTTAGTAAGACAACTGCTTGCTTTTTCAAGAAGACAGACTTTGCAGCCAAAGATTATTAATGTAAATGGTACGATAGCTAATCTTTATGAAATGATCAAAAGATTAATAGGTGAAAATATAAAATTTAATATTTATTATGGTAGCGATTTGGGTGCTGTTAGGGCTGACCAAGGACAATTAGAGCAAGTTATGCTTAACTTAGCAGTTAATGCTGGTGCTGCTATGGAAAAGGGGGGAGAGTTAACTATACGAACCTTTAATCAAAAGGTTGATTCATTAAATTCTACACCTCAGGATATGTTTTCTCCAGATAAGGAAACGATTGAACATGGGAATTATGTTGTGATTGAAGTGATTGATACTGGATGTGGAATGACGAGTGATATAATTGAAAAGGCATTTGATCCATTTTTTTCTACCAAAGATATTACTTCTGGTACAGGTCTTGGCCTCTCTACTGTATATGGCATTATTAAACAAACCGAAGGATACATCTATGTTGCTAGCAAAGTGAATCGTGGAACTAAATTTAGCATATTTTTGCCGATAGTTTACATATCGGATGAAAATGATAAAGAGGAAGATAGTAAAGAAATAGAGAAACCGGTAGAGATTAAAGGTAATGGTATAATTTTATTAATTGAAGATGAAGATTCAGTAAGGGAATTTACTGCTAAGGCTCTTACAAGAAAAGGATTTAATGTAATAGAAGCGAGTATAGGCAGCGAGGCACTAGAGATCATTAGAAAAAAAAATCAACACATAGATCTAATAATCACTGATGTAATCATGCCAGAGGTGAGTGGTCCAGAAATAGTTAAAGAAACATTGATACATAGGCCAAACATCAAAGTTATTTTTATTTCTGGGTATGCAGAGGATGCTTTTTTAAAGAGCGATGAAATCAATATAGAAGACTTCCATTTTTTACCCAAACCATTTACTCTGAATGAGTTAGGAAATAAGGTTCAAAGTGTGTTACACAAGACAAAAAAAGGCAGTTTACTTTGA